In Candidatus Tectomicrobia bacterium, the genomic stretch CGAAGATGAGGGCGATCTTCGACGCGCTGCCGAAGCCGAACCAGATGACGAACAGGGGGAAGAAGGTGACCTTGGGCGCCGGCAGCCAGATCGAGACGAGGGGGTCGAGGAACCAGCGCACCGCCCTCACCCTCCCCATCGCCGCGCCCAGGGGCACCCCCACCAGCACGGCCATCGAAAGGCCCGCCAGGGCGCGGAACATGGAGAGCGCGATGTCCATGGGGAGCTGGCCCGAGGCGGTGTCCACCCACGCCTGCCGGGCAATGGCGCTCCAGGAGGGAAGGAAGAATTCGGGCACCAGCCCCGACTGGCTGGCCGCTTCCCACACCAGGAGAAAAAATAGCACCGAGCCGAACCGCCGCGCGCGGACCATCGCGCTCCCTCCGGGGGCCGCTACCCTTGGCCCTCCTGCTGCCAAATGAGGATCCGCCGCATGACGCGGAGGTAGAGCCGGTCGGCCAGGAAGCCGAGCAGCGTCAGCGTGAAGATGGCGGCGAACATGCCCGCCAGATCCCCCGCCTCGCTCAGGAAATACGTGAGGAACCCCAGGCCGGTGTTCCCCGCCAGCATCTCCGAGCCCACCAGGAGGACGAAGGAGACCGCCAAGGCCAGCCTCGTTCCGCTCAGGATGTCCGGCAGGGCGCCCGGGATGATCACCCGCCACAGGAGCTTCCGCCTCCCCGTCCCCATGATGAGGGCCGACCAGATGAGGTGGCGGTCCACCCCCCGTGCCCCGTTGAACGAGCTGACGATCACGGGGAGGATGCAGCCGAGGAAGATCACGGCGATCTTCGAGAGGTGGCCGATTCCCAGCCACACGATGAGGATGGGGATCAGGGCGGACTTGGGCAGGGGGAACAGCAGCCGCAGGAGCGGCTCGAAGAGGTCGCGCAGCACCCGGAAGCGCGCCATCGCGATGCCCGTCGTGATCCCGAACGCCACGCTCGAGGAGAAGCCCGCCGCCTCCCGCCAGAGGGACGAGAGCGCGTGCTCGAGCAGCTCGCCCGAGATCATCATCCGCACCCAGGCCACGATCACATCGGAGAAGCGCGGGAGCAGCATCTCCGGGATGAAACCCGTCGCGGTGGCCAGCTCCCAGGCCGCGACCATGTAGATGAGGGGCGAATACTTCCCCAGGAAGAGCGCCCGGGCCGGGCTGCGCCGCTCGCCTAGGAGATGACCACTTCGTCCCGCACCAGCGACCATATCTCGTTCACCTTCTCGACGAACTCCTGGGTCTCGACGTGGTCGCGGCCCGCCGCGGAGCCGGGCGGCCGCGTTTGCACGATCTTCTTGATGCGGCCCGGCCGAGCCGTCATCACCGCCACGCGGTCGGAGAGATAGACAGCCTCGCGCACATCGTGGGTGATGAAGATGACCGTCTTCTTCTTCTCGCTCCAGAGGTCAAGCAGCTCCTCCTGCATCAGCAGCCGCGTTTGGGCGTCGAGGGCGCCAAAGGGCTCGTCCATCAGCAGGACCTCCGGGTCGTAGGCCAGGGTCCGGGCGAGGGCCACCCGCTGCTTCATCCCGCCCGAGAGCTGGTTGGGATAGACGTTCTCGAAGCCCTTGAGGCCCACCCGGCCGATGAGCTCGCGCGCCCGCTCGGCCCGCTCCGGCCGGGAGACCCCCTGCTCCTCCAGCCCGTAGCAGATATTCCCTATCACGGTGCGCCAGGGAAAGAGGGCGAAGTGCTGGAACACCAGGCCCCGGTCGGGCCCGGGCCCCCGGATGGGCGTCTCGTCCTTATGAATCCCGCCGCCGGAGATATCGAGCACCCCGGCCACGAGGTAGAGGAAGGTGCTCTTGCCGCAGCCGCTGGGACCGACGATGGAGAGGAACTCGTTCTCCCGCACCTCGAGGTCCACCCCGTCGAGCGCCAGGACGGACTCCCCGCTCGGGGAAATATAGGTCTTTGAGACGCCCGTGGCCCGGATCTTGACCCGAGGCTCGCTCATCCGGATGACACCTCCAGGGCCGCTCCGCGGCGGGCAGGGCCGCTCCGCGGCGGGCAGGGCCGCTCGGCGGCGGGCGCTCACCCGCGGGCGAAGGGCCGCCCGGGACGCAGGAAACCTGAATTGGGCCGAATGCGCCCCCACCCATAGCACGAGACGGTTGGCCCGTAAACGGCGCAGGGGACTTAACGATGCGCATTTCCTGAACCGCCCGCGCGCCTTTACGGAAGGGCCGGCTTCCTCTACAAGTCATCTGCAAGGGCCGGCAAGCGTCTCGCTATCTGGAACTGCTCCATCCCGTATTTCGGCCCGGATCGCACATCCCGGAGGAAGATCCGCCCATGGAATTCGTCCTGACCGAAGCACAGAAGGCTGTCCAGGCGCTGGCGCGGGATTTCGCCAAGCGCGAGATCGAGCCCGTCGCCGCCGAGCTGGACCGCGAGACCAATTGGGAGAAGCGGATGCCCTGGGCCCTCGTGGAAAAGGCCAGCGCCGTGGGCCTCCGCCAGCTCCCCTACCCCGAGGAGTACGGCGGGGGAGGCGCCGACGTCCTCACCTGCTGCCTGGCCGGGGAGGAGCTGGCCGTCGGCGACCTGGGGATGGCGGTCAACCTGGATCAGACCTGGAAGCTCGCCCACATCCTCGACCACATGGCCCCCCGGCTCAAGGACACCTGGCTGCGCCGGCTGTGCGCGGAGCCCCGCTTCCTGACCGCCATCTCCATCACCGAGCCCGGGGTCGGGAGCGACCACCAGGGCTACTACGACGACCCCTCCATCGCCCTCTACACCCGCGCCGAGCGCCGGAACGGCAGATGGGCCATCAACGGGATGAAGCACTACATCAGCAACGGGCCCGTCGCCTCCCTCTACGTGGTCGGCGCCCGGACGGACATGTCGAAGAAGCTGCGCGACGGCCTCACGGGCTTCCTCGTGCCGCGCGAGACGCCCGGCTTCGGCATCGGCAAGGTCCACGAAAAAATCGGCCAGCGGCTCTCGATGAACTCCGAACTTCTCTTCAACGGCGTCGAGGTGGACGACGAGAACGTCATCCTCGGCGTGGGGAAGTTCTGGGAAATCCGGGGGCGGCTCCTCGCCTGCGGCAAGCCCGAGGCGGCGGCCAACTGCGTCGGCGTGGGGCGGGCCGCCTTCGAGAAGGCCCTCGCCCACGCCCGGGAGCGCGTCCAGGGGGGCAAGCCCATCGTGGAGCACCAGGCCGTGGCCACCATGCTGGCGGACATGGCCATCAGCCTCGACATGGCCCGCACCTTCGTCTGGCGGTGCGCCTGGGCGGTGAACCACCAGAAGCCCTACGACTTCACCCTGGGCTGGAAGGCCAAGATCTACGCCTCCGAAGCCGCCTTCAACTGCGCCCGCTGGGGCATGGAGATCTTCGGCGGGGCGGGCATCATGCAGGAGGCCCCCATGGAGAAGCTGCTGCGCGACGCGAGCACCTTCCTGCACTCCGACGGGACCAACCAGGTGCTGCGCCTGCGCACGGCGAGCGCCTACGCCCAGGGCTCCATCTCCACGTTCTAGTCCCGCCGCCGGGCTCCACCCTCCATCCCGGTCGGGCCTCCCCGGCCCGGCCGGGATGGAGTAGAATGCGCGCGTCCCCGCCCTCCCGCCCGGAGGCCGCCCCTTTGCTGGAGCTTCGCAGCGTCTCCAAGCGCTTCGGCGGCCTCGCGGCGCTCCAGCCGGCCACCTTCGAGATCCCCGCCGGCCGGACCACCGCCCTCATCGGCCCAAGCGGCTGCGGCAAGAGCACCCTGCTCCGCCTGATGATCGGCCTCGTCCGGCCGGACGGGGGCGAGATCCGCTTCGAGGGGGTCCCCGTCCACCCCGGGAACGTCCTCGAAGCGCGCCGCAAGATGGGCTACGTCATCCAGAGCGGCGGCCTGTTCCCGCACCTGACCGTCCGCGAGAACATCGTCTTCATGGCCAAGTACCTCGGCTGGCCCAAGGAGCGGACGGCGGGGCGCCTGGAGGAGCTGGTCGGGCTCACCAAGTTCCCCCCCGCCGGGCTGGACCGCTACCCCGCCCAGGTCTCGGGGGGACAGCGCCAGCGCGTGAGCCTGATGCGGGCCCTCATGCTCGACCCGCGCATCCTCCTCCTCGACGAGCCCTTCGGGGCGCTCGACCCCCTCATCCGCTCCGACCTGCAGAATGACCTGAAGGAAATCTTCGCGGAGCTGGGGAAGACGGTGGTCATCGTGACCCACGACATCGGGGAGGCGGGCTTCCTCGCCGACCTCATCTTCCTGATGCGGGAGGGCGCCATCGTCCAGGCCGGGACGCTGGAGGACCTGGTGCTGCGCCCGGCCGATCCCTTCGTCACGCAGTTCATCAACGCCCAGCGGAGCCCGCTCGAGAGCCTGCGCCCGGCCGGGGGCGCCGCGTGAAGGCCCGTCTCCCCGCGGTGGGCCTCCTCGCCGCGTGGCTGCTCGCCTGCGCGGCCCCGGCGGGAGGGGCCGCCGTCCGCGTCGGCTCCAAGAAGTTCACCGAATCGGTCATCCTGGGCGAGATCGCCGCCCAGCTCGTCCGCCACGCCGGGGACTCGCCCACGCACCGCAAGGAGCTGGGCGGCACGCGCGTGCTCTGGAACGCGCTCCTCTCCGGGGAGATCGACGCCTACCCCGAGTACACGGGGACGATCGCCTACGAGCTCCTCGCGGGCCGGGGCCTGGAGGCCGAGGACCGAATGCGCGCCGCCCTGGAGGGAATGGGCATCCGCATGAGCCGCTCCCTCGGCTTCAACAACACCTACGCCATCGGCATGAAGGAGGAGGCGGCGGCGCGCCTGGGCATCCGGGCCATCTCCGACCTGCGGGCGCACCCCGGGCTGCGGCTCTTCCTCACCAACGAGTTCATGGACCGCAAGGACGGCTGGCCCAGCCTGCGCGAGCGCTACCGGCTGCCCCACGCGGCGGTGCGGGGGCTGGACCACGACCTGGCCTACCGGGCCCTCGAGGCGGGCCAGATCGAGGCGACCGATCTCTACTCGACCGACGCCGAGATCCTCCAGCACAACCTGCGGGTGCTCGAGGACGACCTGGAGCACTTCCCGGCCTACCGGGCCGTGCTGCTCTACCGCGCCGATCTGGAGAGGCGCGCCCCGGCCGCGGCGCGCGCCCTGCTCTCCGTCGAGGGCAGGATCGCCACGGAGGACATGATCCGCATGAACGCCCTCGCCAAGGTCGACCGCGTCCCGGAGGAGATCGTGGCCAGCCGGTTCCTGGCGGAGAAGCTGGGCGTCCGAAGCCGGGTCGAGGCCGAGACGGCGTGGCGCCGCTTCCTGCGCCACACCGAGGAGCACCTTGCCCTCGTGGGCCTCTCCCTCGGAGCCGCCATCGCGGCGGCGCTGCCTCTGGGCATCCTCGCCGCCAAGAACGCCGCCGCCGGCCAGGTGATCCTGGCCGTGGTGGGCATCATCCAGACCATCCCGTCCCTCGCCCTGCTGGTCTTCATGATCCCGCTCCTGGGCATCGGGGGCCCTCCGGCGGTGGTGGCGCTTTTCCTGTACAGCCTGCTCCCCATCGTGCGGAACACCAGCGCCGGCCTGAACGGCATCCCGGTCGAGGTGCGGGAGTCGTCCGAGGCCCTGGGCCTGCCGCCGGGGGCGAGGCTCCGGCTCGTCGAGCTGCCGCTCGCGTCGAGCGCCATCCTCGCGGGGATCAAGACGTCGGCCGTGATCAACGTCGGCACGGCCACCCTGGGCGCCCTCATCGGGGCGGGAGGCTACGGCCAGCCCATCCTGACCGGCATCCGCCTGGCCGACACGCGGCTCATCCTGGAGGGCGCGGTCCCGGCCGCCCTGCTGGCCCTGCTCGTCCAGGGGCTCTTCGAAATCGCCGAGCGGGCCCTGGTTTCTCCCGGGCTCCGTCTCAAGGTACAATCTTGACTCGCCCGCCGGGCGAGGCGGCGGGATCGTCGAGGGAGCCTGTTTTCTGCAAGGACATTCGATGACATGAACCATCAAATGGACGAGCCTACCCGCGCGGCGGTGGGCTCCGGGAGCGGAGTCGTGCTTCAGGAGGCCCTCGCCGGCCTGCGGAAACCGCAGAAGACGCTGCCCTGCAAGTATTTCTACGACGAGCGCGGCTCCCGGCTCTTCGAGGAGATCTGCGGGCTCGAGGAGTACTACCTCACCCGCACCGAGATGGCGATCCTCGAGCGGAGCGCGGAGGAGATGGCCCGGGCGCTGGGGCCCGGCTGCGCCCTCATCGAGTACGGCAGCTCGAGCGCCCGCAAGGCCCTGCTCCTGCTCGATCGGATGGAACGCCCGGCGGCCTACCTGCCGGTGGACATCTCCCTCCACCACCTGGATCGGGCCGTCCGCGAGGTGGAGGAGCGCCTCCCGGGCCTGCCCGTCCACCCGATCTGCGCGGATTTCACCCTCCCGTTCGGGCTGCCGGCGCTGAACGGCCGGCCCGTGCGCCGCGCGGGCTTCTTCCCCGGCTCCACCATCGGGAATTTTTCCCGAAAGGAGGCTGTTCAGTTCTTCCGCAGGGTGGCCCACACCTGCGGGGCGGGAGGCGGCCTCCTCATCGGGGTGGACCTCTTGAAGGACGCGCGCGCACTGGAAGCCGCCTACAACGACCGCAAGGGCGTGACCGCCGCCTTCAACCTGAACATCCTCTCGGTCCTCAACCGGGAGCTGGGGGCGGACTTCCGGCCCGCGCTCTTCCGGCACGAGGCGCGCTTCAACCCAGCGGAGAGCCGCATCGAGATGCACCTGGTCGCCTTGGCCTCCCACGAGGTGCGCGTCGGCGGGGCGGCGATCCGGCTCGCGGAAGGCGAGAGCATCCACACCGAGAACTGCCACAAGTACACCCGGGAGGACTTCGCCGCGCTCGCCGCCCAGGGCGGGATGGCCGTGCGCAAGGTGTGGACCGATTCCCGCCGCCTGTTCAGCCTTCAATACCTGGAAGCCGCAGAGGCTTGACGCCAGCCGCGGGGGCCTGAACATGATGCCGCTCCAAACCCTAGCCGAATGGACGCGGGACGCCCGCGAGCGGACCGTCGCCCTGGTCTCCGACCTGGGCGACGGGGAGATGCTGGGGCCGCATCTTCCCATCACCAACCCGCTCCTGTGGGAAATCGGGCACATGGCCTGGTTCCAGGAGAAGTGGGTGCTCCGCCACGCGGGCGGGCGCCCTTCCCTGCGCGCAGACGCCGACTCCCTCTATGACTCCATGGCCATCCCCCACGATGTGCGGTGGGACCTCCCCCTTCCCACGCGGGAGGAGACCTACGCCTACATGCGGGACGTGCGGGACCGCGTGATCCGCCGCATCGAGGAGGGAGACGCCTCGCCGGCGGAGCTCTACCACGTCCTATACTCCCTCCATCACGAGGACATGCACGCCGAGGCCTTCACCTACATGCGCCAGACATTGGGCTATCCCGCCCCCCCGGTGCCCGCCGCGGGAGAGGACGGCGCGGGCGGCGGCCCTCACCCGGGCGACGCTCGCGTCCCCGGCGGGACGTATCTCCTGGGCTCCCCGCCGGACGAGCCCTTCGTCTTCGACAACGAGAAGTGGGCCCATCCCGTCGTCGTGGCCCCCTTCGCGATCGCCAAGGCGCCCGTCACCCAGGCGGAGTTCGCCCGGTTCGCGGAAGACGGCGGCTACCGGCGGCGGGAGCTCTGGAGCGAGGCCGGGTGGGACTGGCGGGGGAGGCAGGGGGCCTTCCATCCCGTCTACTGGCGGCGGGCCGCCGGGGGCGGCTGGCAGCGGCGGGACTTCGACCGGTGGGTGCCCCTCGAGCCCCACCGCCCCGTGATCCACGTCTGCTGGCACGAGGCGGAGGCCTACTGCCGCTGGGCCGGGCGGAGGCTTCCGACCGAGGCGGAGTGGGAGCTCGCGGCCACGGGGGAGCCGGCCCCCGGCGGGGGCTTCTCCGCGCGCAAGCGCCGCTATCCCTGGGGGGACGAACCCCCCGCGCCGGAGCGGGCCCGGCTCGACTGGCGGGGGATGGGCTGCGCCGAGGTGGGCGCCCATCCCGCCGGGGACAGCGCCTTCGGCTGCCGCCAGATGCTCGGCAACGCCTGGGAATGGACGAGCAGCGATTTTCTCCCCTTCCCGGGCTTCACGCCCGACCCCTACAAGGAGTACTCCGAGCCCTGGTTCCGCACCCGGAAGGTCCTGCGGGGGGGCTGCTGGGCCACGCGCTCGCGGCTCATCCGCGCCAACTACCGCAACTACTTCACCCCCGACCGGCGCGACGTCTTCGCCGGCTTCCGCACCTGCGCCCCCTGATAGGGGGAGGAGGCGGGCGAAGCGCCGGGTGCATGTTGCCTCTCAGAAGCCGCCTCCGCCGAATCTCTTGCCCGCATGGGGACAGCGTTCATCATGGACATCGCCCTCATCACACCCGCTCCCCGCTTCTCGCGCCGGGGGAACCGCGTCACGGCGGCGCGCTGGGCGCACATCCTGCGGGAGCTGGGCCACCGGGTCTCGATCCAGGAGGAGTACACGGGGGGCCACTGCGACCTCATGGTGGCCCTCCACGCCCAGCGGAGCCATCCATCCATGCGCCGCTACCGGGAATCCCGCCCGGATGCGCCGCTCGTCCTCACCCTGACCGGGACCGATTTGCACGGGGACATCCACGTTCACCGCGAGGCCCAGGAGTCCCTGGAGATGGCGGACTGGATCATCGTCCTGCACGGCCTGGGCGCCGAGGAGCTTCCCGGGCGCCTGCGCCCAAAGGTCCGCGTGATCGTCCAGTCCGTGAGCCTCCCTCCCCGCCTCCCCCGGCCTTCCCCGGACGGCTTCAGGGTCTGCGTGCTCGGCCATCTGCGCCCGGTGAAGGATCCCTTCCGCGCCGCGCGGGCGGCCCGGCTGCTCGGGCCGGGCTCCCGGATCCGCATCCTGCACCTGGGCGCCGCCCTCACCCCGGAGATGGAGGCCGAGGCGCGCGAGGAGGCCGCCTCCAACCCCCGCTACAAGTGGATGGGGGACTTGCCCCACTGGAAGGTTCTCCAAATCCTGGCCGGCTCGCGGCTCCACGTGCTCAGCTCGAAGATGGAAGGCGGGGCCAACGCCCTCTGCGAGGCGATCGCCTGCTCGGTGCCCACCCTCGCCTCCCGCATCCCGGGCTCGGTCGGCATCCTGGGAAG encodes the following:
- a CDS encoding ABC transporter permease, whose translation is MVAGAGRSGHLLGERRSPARALFLGKYSPLIYMVAAWELATATGFIPEMLLPRFSDVIVAWVRMMISGELLEHALSSLWREAAGFSSSVAFGITTGIAMARFRVLRDLFEPLLRLLFPLPKSALIPILIVWLGIGHLSKIAVIFLGCILPVIVSSFNGARGVDRHLIWSALIMGTGRRKLLWRVIIPGALPDILSGTRLALAVSFVLLVGSEMLAGNTGLGFLTYFLSEAGDLAGMFAAIFTLTLLGFLADRLYLRVMRRILIWQQEGQG
- a CDS encoding ABC transporter ATP-binding protein; its protein translation is MSEPRVKIRATGVSKTYISPSGESVLALDGVDLEVRENEFLSIVGPSGCGKSTFLYLVAGVLDISGGGIHKDETPIRGPGPDRGLVFQHFALFPWRTVIGNICYGLEEQGVSRPERAERARELIGRVGLKGFENVYPNQLSGGMKQRVALARTLAYDPEVLLMDEPFGALDAQTRLLMQEELLDLWSEKKKTVIFITHDVREAVYLSDRVAVMTARPGRIKKIVQTRPPGSAAGRDHVETQEFVEKVNEIWSLVRDEVVIS
- a CDS encoding acyl-CoA/acyl-ACP dehydrogenase, which codes for MEFVLTEAQKAVQALARDFAKREIEPVAAELDRETNWEKRMPWALVEKASAVGLRQLPYPEEYGGGGADVLTCCLAGEELAVGDLGMAVNLDQTWKLAHILDHMAPRLKDTWLRRLCAEPRFLTAISITEPGVGSDHQGYYDDPSIALYTRAERRNGRWAINGMKHYISNGPVASLYVVGARTDMSKKLRDGLTGFLVPRETPGFGIGKVHEKIGQRLSMNSELLFNGVEVDDENVILGVGKFWEIRGRLLACGKPEAAANCVGVGRAAFEKALAHARERVQGGKPIVEHQAVATMLADMAISLDMARTFVWRCAWAVNHQKPYDFTLGWKAKIYASEAAFNCARWGMEIFGGAGIMQEAPMEKLLRDASTFLHSDGTNQVLRLRTASAYAQGSISTF
- a CDS encoding ABC transporter ATP-binding protein, with the protein product MLELRSVSKRFGGLAALQPATFEIPAGRTTALIGPSGCGKSTLLRLMIGLVRPDGGEIRFEGVPVHPGNVLEARRKMGYVIQSGGLFPHLTVRENIVFMAKYLGWPKERTAGRLEELVGLTKFPPAGLDRYPAQVSGGQRQRVSLMRALMLDPRILLLDEPFGALDPLIRSDLQNDLKEIFAELGKTVVIVTHDIGEAGFLADLIFLMREGAIVQAGTLEDLVLRPADPFVTQFINAQRSPLESLRPAGGAA
- a CDS encoding ABC transporter permease subunit, with translation MGLLAAWLLACAAPAGGAAVRVGSKKFTESVILGEIAAQLVRHAGDSPTHRKELGGTRVLWNALLSGEIDAYPEYTGTIAYELLAGRGLEAEDRMRAALEGMGIRMSRSLGFNNTYAIGMKEEAAARLGIRAISDLRAHPGLRLFLTNEFMDRKDGWPSLRERYRLPHAAVRGLDHDLAYRALEAGQIEATDLYSTDAEILQHNLRVLEDDLEHFPAYRAVLLYRADLERRAPAAARALLSVEGRIATEDMIRMNALAKVDRVPEEIVASRFLAEKLGVRSRVEAETAWRRFLRHTEEHLALVGLSLGAAIAAALPLGILAAKNAAAGQVILAVVGIIQTIPSLALLVFMIPLLGIGGPPAVVALFLYSLLPIVRNTSAGLNGIPVEVRESSEALGLPPGARLRLVELPLASSAILAGIKTSAVINVGTATLGALIGAGGYGQPILTGIRLADTRLILEGAVPAALLALLVQGLFEIAERALVSPGLRLKVQS
- the egtD gene encoding L-histidine N(alpha)-methyltransferase is translated as MDEPTRAAVGSGSGVVLQEALAGLRKPQKTLPCKYFYDERGSRLFEEICGLEEYYLTRTEMAILERSAEEMARALGPGCALIEYGSSSARKALLLLDRMERPAAYLPVDISLHHLDRAVREVEERLPGLPVHPICADFTLPFGLPALNGRPVRRAGFFPGSTIGNFSRKEAVQFFRRVAHTCGAGGGLLIGVDLLKDARALEAAYNDRKGVTAAFNLNILSVLNRELGADFRPALFRHEARFNPAESRIEMHLVALASHEVRVGGAAIRLAEGESIHTENCHKYTREDFAALAAQGGMAVRKVWTDSRRLFSLQYLEAAEA
- the egtB gene encoding ergothioneine biosynthesis protein EgtB, which translates into the protein MPLQTLAEWTRDARERTVALVSDLGDGEMLGPHLPITNPLLWEIGHMAWFQEKWVLRHAGGRPSLRADADSLYDSMAIPHDVRWDLPLPTREETYAYMRDVRDRVIRRIEEGDASPAELYHVLYSLHHEDMHAEAFTYMRQTLGYPAPPVPAAGEDGAGGGPHPGDARVPGGTYLLGSPPDEPFVFDNEKWAHPVVVAPFAIAKAPVTQAEFARFAEDGGYRRRELWSEAGWDWRGRQGAFHPVYWRRAAGGGWQRRDFDRWVPLEPHRPVIHVCWHEAEAYCRWAGRRLPTEAEWELAATGEPAPGGGFSARKRRYPWGDEPPAPERARLDWRGMGCAEVGAHPAGDSAFGCRQMLGNAWEWTSSDFLPFPGFTPDPYKEYSEPWFRTRKVLRGGCWATRSRLIRANYRNYFTPDRRDVFAGFRTCAP
- a CDS encoding TIGR04348 family glycosyltransferase is translated as MDIALITPAPRFSRRGNRVTAARWAHILRELGHRVSIQEEYTGGHCDLMVALHAQRSHPSMRRYRESRPDAPLVLTLTGTDLHGDIHVHREAQESLEMADWIIVLHGLGAEELPGRLRPKVRVIVQSVSLPPRLPRPSPDGFRVCVLGHLRPVKDPFRAARAARLLGPGSRIRILHLGAALTPEMEAEAREEAASNPRYKWMGDLPHWKVLQILAGSRLHVLSSKMEGGANALCEAIACSVPTLASRIPGSVGILGRDYPGYFPLEDTGALASMLERAETDAPFYRDLRERCIRLKPLVEPARERRCWEELLGEVFPDRAKAARGGTSSPKVLALEKPRP